A genome region from Cucumis sativus cultivar 9930 chromosome 4, Cucumber_9930_V3, whole genome shotgun sequence includes the following:
- the LOC101215628 gene encoding BTB/POZ domain and ankyrin repeat-containing protein NOOT2, protein MTFEDSLRSLSLDYLNLLINGQAFSDVTFSVEGRLVHAHRCILAARSLFFRKFFCGSSSDSNSSPGPVFDSRSPSGSNSRGSSGANSTSLPPQGVIPVNSVGYEVFLLLLQFLYSGQVSILPQKHEPRPNCGERGCWHTHCSSAVDLALETLAAARSFGVEQLALLTQKQLVSMVEKASIEDVMKVLIASRKQDMHQLWTTCSHLVAKSGLPTEVLAKHIPLDVVAKIEELRLKSSLARRSSLMPHHHHHHHHLQLSAAADLEEQKIRRMRRALDSSDVELVKLMVMGEGLNLDEALALHYAVENCTREVVKALLELGAADVNYPAGPAGKTPLHIASEMVSADMVAVLLDHHADPTIRTVDGVTPLDILRTLTSDFLFKGAVPGMTHIEPNKLRLCLELVQSAALVISREQGNNNNNNGNNNASSSNPIYPPMSEDHSSSSNGSNLNLDTRLVYLNLGANSGSAQMGADGADHRHGGNDPTMYHHSHDF, encoded by the exons ATGACCTTTGAAGACTCCTTAAGATCTCTTTCTCTTGATTACCTTAACCTTCTCATCAATGGCCAAGCCTTTAGTGATGTCACCTTTAGCGTCGAGGGTCGTCTCGTCCACGCCCACCGATGTATCCTTGCTGCACGTAGTCTCTTCTTTCGCAAGTTCTTTTGTGGCTCCTCCTCCGACTCCAACTCCTCTCCCGGTCCGGTTTTCGATTCTCGTTCTCCTTCCGGATCCAATTCCCGTGGCAGCAGTGGAGCTAACTCAACATCACTTCCACCGCAAGGTGTTATCCCGGTGAACAGCGTAGGGTACGAGGTGTTTCTACTCTTGCTCCAGTTTTTATATAGTGGTCAAGTTTCGATTCTGCCGCAAAAGCATGAGCCTCGCCCGAATTGTGGCGAAAGAGGGTGTTGGCATACACATTGCTCCTCAGCCGTGGATCTCGCTCTCGAAACTCTAGCTGCCGCTAGATCTTTTGGGGTTGAACAGCTCGCATTGCTTACTCag AAGCAATTGGTAAGCATGGTAGAGAAAGCTTCAATTGAAGATGTAATGAAAGTTCTAATTGCTTCAAGAAAACAAGACATGCATCAGCTATGGACTACTTGTTCTCATTTGGTGGCAAAATCTGGCCTTCCAACAGAAGTTCTAGCGAAACATATTCCCCTCGATGTAGTTGCCAAAATCGAGGAGCTTCGCCTCAAATCCTCCCTTGCTCGTCGATCATCGTTAATGcctcaccaccaccaccaccatcaccACCTCCAGCTCAGTGCTGCAGCTGACCTAGAGGAGCAAAAGATTCGTCGAATGCGGAGAGCATTGGACTCCTCCGACGTCGAACTCGTCAAGCTAATGGTCATGGGCGAGGGCCTAAATCTCGATGAAGCATTGGCATTGCATTATGCTGTTGAGAATTGCACCCGAGAAGTTGTCAAAGCCCTACTTGAACTTGGAGCTGCGGATGTCAACTACCCAGCCGGGCCGGCAGGGAAAACACCCTTGCACATTGCATCCGAGATGGTCTCGGCGGACATGGTAGCCGTCCTCCTCGACCACCACGCTGATCCAACCATTCGAACAGTCGACGGGGTGACACCGCTTGACATTCTAAGAACCCTAACTTCAGATTTCCTATTCAAAGGAGCAGTGCCAGGGATGACACACATAGAACCAAACAAGTTGAGGCTTTGTTTGGAGTTGGTTCAATCAGCAGCACTTGTAATATCAAGAGAACAAGggaataacaacaacaataatggaAATAATAATGCATCGTCTTCAAATCCAATTTATCCGCCAATGAGTGAAGATCACAGTAGCAGCAGCAATGGAAGCAATTTGAATCTTGACACAAGATTGGTTTATCTTAATCTTGGAGCTAATTCTGGTTCAGCTCAAATGGGAGCTGATGGAGCTGATCATAGACATGGAGGAAATGACCCAACAATGTATCATCATTCCCATGATTTCTAA